A region of Paenibacillus sp. 37 DNA encodes the following proteins:
- the spoVAC gene encoding stage V sporulation protein AC has translation MPAQSASGSEKKSSSLSMDEKEYKKVAKKHEPPRPILKNCLKAFLVGGTVCLIGQAIQEAFMAGFDMTSKEASSPTVAVMILISVILTCLGVYDKMAQWAGAGTAVPVTGFANSMCSAALEHRAEGLVLGVGANMFKLAGSVIVFGVVAAFVVGIVYAFLGFGGGHL, from the coding sequence TTGCCAGCTCAATCTGCATCCGGAAGCGAAAAAAAATCGTCGTCCCTGTCCATGGATGAAAAGGAGTACAAAAAGGTCGCAAAAAAACATGAACCGCCTCGTCCAATCCTGAAAAATTGCCTCAAAGCATTTCTGGTTGGGGGTACCGTCTGTTTGATTGGACAGGCTATTCAAGAAGCTTTTATGGCCGGTTTCGACATGACATCGAAGGAAGCTTCCAGTCCTACGGTGGCGGTCATGATTCTCATATCGGTTATTCTAACGTGTCTCGGTGTTTACGATAAAATGGCTCAATGGGCAGGAGCGGGAACGGCTGTACCGGTTACCGGATTTGCCAATTCCATGTGTTCTGCTGCACTGGAACATCGTGCTGAAGGACTGGTGCTCGGTGTAGGAGCCAACATGTTTAAACTTGCTGGTTCCGTTATTGTGTTTGGTGTCGTGGCAGCATTTGTCGTAGGGATCGTTTACGCCTTTTTGGGATTTGGAGGTGGGCACCTATGA
- the spoVAD gene encoding stage V sporulation protein AD: MKRLGRQTWQFENRPRIIGKATVVGPEEGEGPLSSDFDYVYDNLEIGEKTWEKGERKLLEQASQLALVNSNITKEELQFFVGGDLMNQIISSSFSARKLGVPYLGVFGACSTSMETLALASMIVDSGAGDYVLAGTVSHNCTVEKQFRYPTEYGSQKPPYAQYTVTGAGCGVVSRTGDGPVVTKATIGRIMDLGIKDPFNMGSAMAPAAADTIISHFRDTGLEPGYYDLIVTGDLASVGLPITKELLQKEGIPMEQTVFNDCGLMIYDREKQPYVVAGGSGCGCSATVTYGHILNRMQKGDLKRVLVVATGALLSPISYQQGESIPCIAHAVAIEKEG; encoded by the coding sequence ATGAAGCGATTGGGTCGTCAAACGTGGCAGTTTGAAAATCGTCCGCGAATTATCGGTAAAGCTACAGTTGTAGGACCAGAAGAAGGCGAGGGTCCATTGTCATCTGATTTCGATTATGTTTATGACAACCTCGAGATCGGCGAAAAGACGTGGGAAAAGGGAGAACGAAAACTGCTCGAACAGGCCTCCCAACTGGCTTTGGTTAATTCAAATATCACCAAGGAAGAGCTTCAATTTTTTGTGGGTGGAGACTTGATGAATCAGATTATCAGCAGTTCCTTTTCAGCGCGAAAACTGGGTGTGCCTTACCTGGGCGTCTTTGGTGCCTGTTCCACATCAATGGAAACCTTAGCGTTAGCGTCCATGATTGTTGACTCCGGAGCTGGCGATTATGTCCTTGCAGGAACGGTTAGCCATAACTGCACGGTTGAGAAACAATTTCGATATCCGACCGAATATGGCTCCCAGAAGCCGCCTTATGCGCAATATACCGTAACAGGTGCAGGGTGTGGCGTGGTCTCACGTACCGGTGATGGTCCTGTAGTTACCAAAGCCACTATTGGACGCATTATGGATTTGGGCATCAAAGATCCTTTTAATATGGGTTCAGCCATGGCGCCAGCAGCAGCCGACACTATAATCTCTCATTTCAGGGATACCGGATTGGAACCCGGCTATTATGATCTCATTGTGACTGGGGATCTGGCCTCCGTCGGTCTGCCAATTACGAAAGAGCTTTTGCAAAAAGAAGGCATTCCCATGGAACAGACGGTTTTTAATGACTGCGGCCTGATGATCTATGATCGGGAGAAGCAGCCTTATGTTGTTGCCGGGGGAAGTGGCTGCGGATGTTCTGCCACCGTCACCTATGGTCACATTTTGAACCGGATGCAGAAGGGTGATCTTAAACGGGTGCTCGTCGTTGCTACGGGTGCGTTGTTATCTCCGATTTCGTACCAGCAGGGTGAAAGTATTCCTTGTATTGCACATGCCGTAGCTATTGAAAAGGAGGGATAA
- the spoVAE gene encoding stage V sporulation protein AE, with protein MQFLWAFIVGGLICVVGQLLMDGVKLTPAHTMSTLVVTGALADAFGVYDPLVKFAGAGATIPITSFGNSLVHGALTELEKEGWLGVITGIFDLTAAGISSAIIFSFLAALVVRPKG; from the coding sequence ATGCAGTTCTTGTGGGCATTTATCGTTGGCGGTTTAATCTGTGTTGTTGGACAGCTTCTAATGGATGGGGTTAAACTGACGCCAGCTCATACCATGAGTACACTTGTTGTGACAGGTGCGCTTGCGGATGCATTTGGCGTGTATGACCCCTTGGTTAAATTTGCAGGTGCGGGTGCTACCATCCCCATCACAAGTTTCGGTAATTCCTTGGTGCACGGGGCATTGACGGAGCTGGAAAAAGAGGGATGGCTGGGTGTGATTACAGGGATTTTCGATCTGACTGCGGCGGGGATTTCGTCAGCGATCATCTTTTCTTTTCTCGCGGCATTGGTCGTTAGACCAAAAGGCTAA
- a CDS encoding AAA family ATPase, which yields MPVRKESIQIISAVRSNLESCIMGKSFEIQLLLTALLAGGHVLIEDVPGTGKTQLIKALSKSMRGEYRRIQCNPDILPSDITGVSVFHPKDERFYFRPGPVMTNILLADEINRATTKTQSALLEVMEERSVTVDGDTYDLPHPFMLCATQNPIDFEGTYTLPEAQLDRFMLKISLGYPDKEIEKTLLKTHQLGQPVDRLESVTHMDQISAIQQEIKEVFIGDPVMDYLLDVVRQTRSHPSVLLGASPRAAISFMMAVKAFAFLQERDYVLPDDVKTMAPYVISHRIVLRPESRLDSMSSEAVLNAVLQQVRVPVSMGQ from the coding sequence ATGCCTGTGCGCAAAGAGTCGATCCAAATCATATCCGCAGTTCGTTCAAATCTGGAATCCTGTATTATGGGGAAATCCTTTGAAATTCAACTTTTACTTACAGCTTTGCTTGCAGGTGGGCACGTTCTGATTGAAGACGTACCGGGAACTGGCAAAACGCAATTAATCAAGGCATTATCGAAATCCATGCGTGGTGAGTACCGGCGTATTCAATGTAATCCTGATATTTTACCTAGTGATATTACGGGCGTATCTGTGTTCCATCCGAAGGATGAGCGTTTTTATTTCCGGCCAGGTCCTGTGATGACCAACATCTTGCTAGCTGATGAGATTAACCGGGCCACAACAAAAACCCAATCGGCTCTGCTCGAAGTTATGGAGGAGCGCAGCGTAACCGTTGATGGCGATACGTATGATCTGCCACATCCATTCATGCTCTGTGCAACTCAGAATCCGATTGATTTTGAAGGTACGTATACTTTGCCGGAAGCACAACTCGACCGGTTTATGTTGAAAATAAGTCTAGGTTATCCCGATAAAGAAATTGAGAAAACACTGCTCAAGACACATCAGTTGGGCCAGCCTGTAGATCGGCTTGAATCCGTGACCCATATGGATCAGATCTCGGCAATTCAACAGGAGATCAAAGAAGTCTTTATTGGTGATCCGGTCATGGACTATCTGCTGGATGTTGTTCGTCAAACCCGCTCCCACCCATCTGTATTGCTGGGTGCCAGCCCACGTGCAGCCATATCGTTCATGATGGCCGTAAAAGCCTTTGCTTTCTTGCAGGAACGTGATTATGTGCTTCCGGATGATGTGAAAACGATGGCCCCTTATGTGATCTCTCATCGTATTGTGCTTCGTCCTGAATCGAGACTGGACAGTATGAGTTCCGAGGCCGTTTTGAATGCCGTACTCCAGCAAGTACGCGTGCCCGTCTCCATGGGGCAATAG
- the yqeH gene encoding ribosome biogenesis GTPase YqeH codes for MTEPHNGNLAVRCSGCGVHLQTENSELPGFIPEKALDREPVICQRCFRIKNYNESSSVTVDQDEFLALLSKIGDKDALVIHIVDLFDFDGSIISGLQRFVGNNPVLLAVNKTDLLPKVTNWNKVRNWVQKQAKEQGLRTVDVVLCSAKQNQGFDRLLELVGTYREDRDVYVVGGTNVGKSTLINRLIRDYSDLEQELTTSRYPGTTLDMVNIPLDDGKYIIDTPGIVYPWRFSEIVSRKDLAAIMPEKPLKPAVYQLNSGQTLFFGGMARFDFVEGDRQSFTCFISTALDIHRTKLERADDLYRDHLGELLSPPTREDAAEMAEWTRHEFRIKRGSQSDVFISGLGWIKVNGDIGALVAVHAPKGIRVQIRPSLI; via the coding sequence ATGACAGAACCGCATAACGGCAATCTTGCCGTAAGGTGCAGCGGATGCGGCGTGCATCTGCAAACAGAAAATTCGGAATTACCAGGGTTTATCCCTGAGAAGGCATTGGATCGTGAACCGGTTATATGCCAGCGCTGTTTCCGCATCAAAAACTACAATGAGTCATCATCCGTTACGGTGGATCAGGACGAATTCCTGGCGCTGCTTAGCAAAATCGGGGATAAGGATGCACTTGTCATCCATATCGTTGATTTGTTTGACTTTGATGGCAGTATTATCTCCGGTCTGCAACGTTTTGTAGGCAACAATCCGGTATTGCTTGCTGTGAACAAAACGGACTTGCTTCCAAAAGTAACCAACTGGAACAAGGTTCGCAACTGGGTACAGAAGCAAGCCAAAGAACAGGGTTTGCGTACCGTGGATGTCGTCTTGTGCAGTGCGAAGCAAAATCAGGGCTTTGACCGTCTGCTTGAGCTTGTTGGAACCTATCGCGAAGATCGTGACGTCTACGTGGTTGGCGGTACCAATGTGGGTAAATCCACACTGATTAACCGTCTGATCCGTGATTACAGCGATCTGGAGCAGGAGCTGACCACGTCCCGTTATCCGGGAACAACGCTGGATATGGTGAACATTCCGCTGGATGATGGAAAATATATTATTGATACGCCTGGAATCGTGTATCCATGGCGTTTCAGCGAGATTGTTTCACGTAAGGATCTCGCCGCCATCATGCCTGAAAAGCCGCTTAAACCGGCTGTGTATCAGTTAAATTCCGGTCAGACGCTGTTCTTCGGCGGCATGGCTCGATTTGACTTTGTGGAAGGTGATCGCCAGTCGTTCACTTGTTTTATCAGCACTGCGCTTGATATTCACCGGACGAAGCTGGAGCGTGCAGATGACCTGTACCGCGACCATCTGGGAGAATTGTTGTCTCCGCCAACCCGTGAGGATGCAGCAGAGATGGCTGAATGGACCAGACATGAATTCCGCATCAAACGCGGCAGTCAATCGGATGTATTCATCTCGGGTCTGGGTTGGATTAAGGTTAATGGCGATATTGGAGCGCTTGTTGCTGTTCATGCTCCAAAAGGCATTCGTGTACAGATCCGCCCATCCTTGATCTAG
- a CDS encoding YqeG family HAD IIIA-type phosphatase has translation MFKMLMPKLRVDTVFDINLEELYAQGYRGIITDLDNTLVGAKAPDATPELIEWFARVKEAGFKLMIVSNNNLNRVSLFATPLDIQFVHSARKPSNVPFRRAMKMMELSPENTIVVGDQMLTDVYGGNRMGLYTVLVLPISIGDEGFMTRFNRRVERIALTSLRRKGLWLEEEKKK, from the coding sequence TTGTTTAAAATGTTAATGCCCAAGCTGCGTGTAGACACGGTTTTTGACATTAATCTGGAAGAGCTGTACGCTCAAGGCTACCGTGGAATTATAACTGATCTGGATAACACACTCGTTGGAGCCAAAGCCCCTGACGCTACGCCCGAACTGATTGAATGGTTTGCACGTGTGAAAGAGGCCGGTTTCAAGCTGATGATTGTGTCCAATAACAATTTGAATCGTGTATCCCTGTTTGCGACCCCGCTGGATATCCAGTTTGTGCATAGTGCACGCAAACCATCGAATGTACCGTTTCGTAGAGCAATGAAAATGATGGAGTTATCTCCTGAAAACACGATTGTAGTAGGCGATCAGATGCTTACGGACGTTTATGGAGGGAACCGAATGGGGTTATATACCGTTCTGGTACTGCCAATCTCCATTGGGGACGAAGGTTTTATGACCCGCTTCAATCGACGCGTGGAACGGATTGCTCTAACGAGTTTACGCAGGAAAGGCTTATGGCTTGAGGAGGAAAAGAAGAAATGA
- a CDS encoding DUF58 domain-containing protein yields MKPLLRTVNRGLRHPRVWSIAMVWMCCLAYVLFQGGKTSLMLLSMVTLLCVYLAIAGFSGVRRAQGVRRLSSGPDHEELLHAGDQVQVQLSLTIPGFLPLPYVVVREMLHRHNGESWSFKESLIPNMRGNGELSFQTPPLERGKYVFSETECASEDIFGLIEHRGKFKAKGEFRVLPRTVFIPYWQLYDRKSRLSGPQTALTRSRRETTQINGVRDYVYGDRLSRIHWNATAKTGNWKSKEFEHESVPKTVLVLDALASSYEHGDAFEIAVSTAASLLEYGVRERMGMGLLTLSDQTSFMAPSESLMERQKMMHHLVDIQYNGQDTHLLPGVERIARQLPQGAYFVVISPQKDEKIMELLRWADTRGMTPCHILIDTSESRRSAEWNAMLRGRGTRSFTVSHLQELPTVMGGGSV; encoded by the coding sequence ATGAAGCCGCTTTTGAGAACAGTCAATAGAGGGTTACGCCACCCACGCGTATGGAGCATCGCAATGGTGTGGATGTGCTGTCTGGCTTATGTTTTGTTTCAGGGCGGGAAGACATCCCTTATGTTGCTGTCGATGGTGACCCTGCTCTGTGTGTACCTTGCCATTGCTGGATTTAGCGGGGTAAGACGTGCTCAAGGAGTTCGTAGGTTATCTTCTGGTCCAGACCACGAAGAATTGCTGCATGCGGGTGACCAGGTTCAAGTACAGCTGAGTCTGACGATTCCGGGATTCCTTCCGCTTCCCTATGTTGTTGTACGTGAAATGCTGCATCGGCATAACGGAGAATCGTGGTCGTTCAAGGAAAGTTTGATTCCCAATATGCGTGGTAATGGCGAGTTGTCTTTTCAGACACCGCCACTTGAGCGGGGGAAGTATGTTTTTTCAGAAACGGAATGTGCCAGCGAGGACATATTTGGACTGATTGAACATCGAGGAAAGTTTAAGGCCAAAGGTGAGTTTCGCGTACTGCCAAGAACGGTATTTATTCCATATTGGCAGCTCTACGACCGCAAATCACGGTTATCCGGTCCTCAGACGGCGTTAACCCGCTCACGGAGAGAGACTACTCAGATCAATGGTGTACGTGACTACGTATACGGAGATCGACTTTCCCGCATTCACTGGAATGCAACGGCAAAGACAGGGAACTGGAAGTCCAAGGAGTTTGAACATGAGTCTGTGCCCAAAACCGTTCTGGTTCTGGATGCGCTGGCATCAAGTTATGAACATGGGGATGCATTTGAAATTGCCGTTTCCACGGCTGCCTCTCTGCTGGAATATGGTGTCAGGGAACGAATGGGGATGGGATTGTTGACGTTGTCAGACCAGACATCCTTCATGGCCCCCAGTGAAAGTCTGATGGAACGACAGAAGATGATGCATCATCTGGTGGATATTCAATATAACGGTCAGGATACCCATCTGTTGCCCGGCGTGGAAAGAATCGCACGTCAACTGCCTCAGGGAGCTTACTTTGTCGTGATTTCTCCCCAGAAGGATGAAAAAATAATGGAACTGTTGCGCTGGGCCGATACGAGGGGCATGACTCCATGTCATATTCTGATCGATACCAGTGAATCCCGCCGGAGTGCCGAGTGGAATGCAATGCTGCGTGGAAGAGGCACAAGGTCATTCACTGTTTCTCACCTGCAGGAGCTTCCAACGGTGATGGGGGGAGGTTCTGTATGA
- the yhbY gene encoding ribosome assembly RNA-binding protein YhbY translates to MLNGKQKRFLRSQAHHLTPVFQIGKGGTNEHLFRHIEDAIEKRELMKVQVLNNNDEDRKEMAEEVARETGSELVQLIGNTIILYKESRDNKQIELPR, encoded by the coding sequence ATGTTAAACGGTAAACAAAAGCGCTTTTTGCGGTCACAGGCACATCACCTGACCCCTGTATTTCAGATTGGTAAAGGTGGAACAAACGAGCACCTGTTCCGTCACATTGAAGATGCGATTGAGAAGCGCGAATTGATGAAAGTGCAAGTGTTGAACAACAATGACGAGGACAGAAAAGAGATGGCAGAAGAAGTTGCCCGTGAAACGGGAAGTGAGCTTGTACAACTCATCGGTAACACAATCATCCTGTACAAAGAATCTCGCGATAATAAACAAATCGAACTACCTAGATAA
- the aroE gene encoding shikimate dehydrogenase — protein MSEQKKFNSSLPVLLGVMGDPIAHSKSPAMHNAALQAAEVNGMYMPLHVHPDQLEAAVRGIVALGYRGVNVTIPHKEQVMQYLDVIDESARLIGAVNTIVNEGGTLTGYNTDGIGYVRSLKEEAVPELAGKRIAVLGAGGAARGVIYALALEKPEQIHILNRTADRAVALASDLRGHGLGEISGSGMEDAATVLATADIVINTTAAGMHPHVDDVPVDPELIREGAAVSDLIYNPLETRLLRESRLRGCTVHGGLGMFVYQGAVAFEHWLGIPAPVETMRRAVLNSFEV, from the coding sequence ATGTCTGAGCAGAAAAAGTTCAACTCTTCACTTCCCGTGTTGCTTGGTGTTATGGGTGATCCTATTGCTCACTCTAAGTCTCCGGCAATGCACAATGCGGCTCTGCAGGCTGCAGAAGTGAATGGAATGTATATGCCACTGCATGTTCATCCGGATCAACTGGAAGCGGCCGTTCGGGGAATTGTGGCACTGGGCTATCGTGGTGTTAATGTCACCATCCCGCACAAAGAGCAGGTGATGCAGTATCTGGATGTGATCGATGAAAGTGCTCGCCTGATTGGTGCGGTGAATACCATCGTTAATGAAGGTGGAACACTGACAGGGTACAATACCGATGGTATTGGTTATGTCCGATCGCTGAAGGAAGAAGCTGTGCCTGAGCTTGCGGGCAAACGTATCGCTGTATTGGGAGCAGGTGGAGCGGCAAGAGGCGTTATATACGCACTTGCATTGGAGAAGCCTGAGCAGATCCACATTCTGAATCGTACAGCGGACAGGGCTGTTGCACTTGCTTCGGATTTACGTGGCCATGGCTTGGGAGAAATCTCGGGCAGTGGCATGGAAGACGCTGCAACGGTACTGGCTACGGCTGATATCGTGATTAACACAACGGCTGCCGGTATGCATCCTCATGTTGATGACGTTCCGGTTGATCCTGAACTGATCCGTGAAGGAGCAGCGGTGAGTGATCTGATCTACAATCCGCTGGAGACCCGTCTGCTTCGAGAGTCTCGGTTACGTGGATGCACAGTGCACGGGGGTCTGGGTATGTTTGTATACCAGGGCGCAGTGGCCTTTGAACATTGGCTTGGCATCCCGGCTCCTGTGGAGACGATGAGACGAGCGGTACTAAACAGCTTTGAAGTGTGA
- a CDS encoding DUF4129 domain-containing transglutaminase family protein codes for MSTKGNESIAGKRSWYHAASLLWIFLIGMQWISFTQESWYTETTSLVLWTLAAVSVLEVILPFKTMYRAIIKAVVVGYILHKTLIDYTVYIPYGSLTDRAEQFILHMTPYIWFSLCAWVMLEAALRLVTTTRRILVFLGVNIISMGILDSFTQIPLWIEIAWVMFAGMGWLVCQHFRNYQLQYPQGWKRIIRYPYKVLANIAIIFSLIIVASVNMPEIPPTLTDPYTAWRNYTGTSTSQAGNGNLDIPAATESGYSREDNQLGGGFNFDYTPVMSVTTNERSYWRGETRAEYTGTGWDDRGRGATENVEAGQPLENQESGNVNTKQVTQNVTMLNDNVYPILFGAYSISEVSSINGEDRTERMLWNAEQAELHVVTDRQQPQYPKTYTIVSEAPVIVEDELRTKSFEDLYNSNPADDMYLQLPSRFPDRVSDLAAEITASANTPYEKVALLQNYLQTNFEYTNNPDLSRKVSSDFVEGFLFDIMEGYCDYFSTALVMMARSEGIPARWVKGYAPGQLSLNSDMQAPRQPGAEIETTYTVTNADAHSWAEVYFGEYGWIPVEATPGFDMPLLTEQPDVQPVDEPEEEPEEEPVQEEEQTPAPEQTSSAIPTFVIWAAGAIIVMWVAYMFWRNRFSMRFFLLRLRTGGPLTPEQKVVAETERWIQYVKRKGLTRSGDETLRESVARWSQAKPAAEATLYELLTKFEQTRYSPASVTADDWKGVYQTALKLRKELKAERA; via the coding sequence ATGAGTACAAAAGGAAATGAAAGTATTGCAGGCAAACGATCCTGGTATCATGCAGCGTCATTGCTCTGGATTTTCCTGATTGGCATGCAGTGGATTTCATTTACGCAGGAATCGTGGTACACGGAGACAACTTCTCTGGTGTTATGGACACTTGCAGCGGTCAGTGTGCTGGAGGTCATTCTGCCCTTCAAAACGATGTATCGGGCGATCATCAAGGCGGTCGTTGTTGGTTACATTTTGCATAAAACGCTGATTGATTATACGGTGTACATCCCTTATGGCTCTTTAACGGACCGAGCGGAGCAATTCATATTACACATGACGCCGTACATCTGGTTCTCCCTGTGTGCATGGGTGATGCTTGAAGCTGCGCTTCGACTCGTGACCACAACACGTCGCATTCTTGTTTTTCTGGGTGTTAACATCATTTCGATGGGGATTCTCGATTCTTTCACCCAGATTCCACTCTGGATTGAAATCGCGTGGGTGATGTTTGCGGGGATGGGATGGCTCGTATGTCAGCATTTCCGTAACTATCAGCTACAGTATCCACAAGGTTGGAAACGAATCATCCGGTATCCTTATAAAGTCCTGGCCAATATTGCCATTATCTTTTCTTTAATTATTGTAGCCAGCGTTAATATGCCGGAGATTCCACCCACCTTGACGGACCCATATACGGCGTGGCGTAACTATACAGGAACTTCCACAAGTCAGGCTGGTAACGGAAACCTTGATATTCCCGCGGCTACCGAATCGGGATACAGCAGGGAAGACAATCAGCTTGGTGGAGGGTTCAACTTCGACTATACCCCTGTCATGTCTGTCACCACCAATGAGCGTAGTTACTGGCGCGGTGAGACACGTGCAGAGTATACAGGTACAGGCTGGGATGACCGTGGACGGGGTGCGACAGAGAATGTTGAAGCCGGACAGCCTCTGGAGAACCAAGAATCCGGTAATGTGAATACCAAGCAAGTAACTCAGAACGTAACGATGCTGAATGATAATGTCTATCCGATTCTCTTTGGTGCTTATTCGATCTCGGAAGTGAGCTCCATTAATGGTGAGGACAGAACGGAACGGATGTTGTGGAATGCTGAACAGGCTGAACTGCATGTGGTGACAGACCGTCAGCAACCGCAGTATCCCAAGACGTATACTATCGTATCGGAAGCCCCTGTGATTGTGGAAGATGAGCTTCGTACGAAGTCATTTGAAGATCTGTATAACAGTAATCCGGCAGATGATATGTACTTGCAGTTACCATCCCGTTTCCCTGACCGGGTTTCGGATCTGGCAGCCGAGATAACGGCATCTGCGAATACTCCGTATGAAAAAGTGGCATTACTGCAAAACTATTTACAAACTAATTTTGAATACACGAACAATCCGGATTTATCTCGAAAAGTAAGCAGCGACTTTGTGGAAGGTTTCCTGTTCGATATTATGGAAGGCTACTGTGATTACTTCTCCACTGCGCTGGTGATGATGGCGCGCTCGGAGGGCATTCCTGCAAGATGGGTTAAAGGTTATGCGCCTGGACAATTGTCCCTGAATTCGGACATGCAGGCTCCACGTCAACCTGGCGCGGAGATTGAGACGACCTACACCGTTACCAATGCAGATGCACACTCCTGGGCAGAGGTTTACTTTGGTGAATATGGATGGATTCCTGTTGAGGCAACGCCGGGCTTTGATATGCCGTTGCTGACGGAACAACCTGATGTACAGCCTGTAGATGAGCCAGAAGAAGAGCCAGAAGAGGAGCCGGTACAAGAGGAGGAGCAGACACCTGCACCTGAGCAGACATCGTCTGCCATCCCGACTTTTGTTATCTGGGCTGCAGGAGCCATTATTGTAATGTGGGTAGCATACATGTTCTGGCGTAATCGTTTCTCCATGCGATTCTTCCTGCTTCGTCTACGGACAGGTGGACCGCTCACCCCTGAACAGAAGGTAGTGGCAGAAACCGAGCGTTGGATTCAGTATGTGAAACGCAAAGGGTTAACCCGGAGCGGAGACGAGACACTTCGTGAATCGGTAGCCCGCTGGAGCCAGGCAAAACCTGCTGCAGAAGCAACATTGTATGAGCTTCTCACGAAGTTTGAACAGACTCGTTACAGTCCGGCGTCCGTAACTGCCGACGACTGGAAGGGCGTCTATCAGACCGCCTTGAAGCTGCGGAAGGAACTGAAAGCGGAACGGGCATAG
- a CDS encoding M42 family metallopeptidase → MNEKTMDMFRTLTEFPSASGFERELRGWMKDKLSAYTDEFVQDRLGSLFGVLRGEESGPKVMVAGHFDEVGFMTTGITETGMVKFRPLGGWWSQAVLSQRLEIITPDRRITGVVGSTPTHLLDESQRSKPVDLNTMYLDIGADDRAEAESWGIHPGMQIVPICEFTPMANPKKIMAKAWDNRYGVGLALELVEALHKEKLPNTLYAGATVQEELGLRGARTAANLIQPDIFFALDCSAANDMTGDKQSFGHIGEGALLRIFDPGMFTHRGMVEYVQDTASSNQINMQYFISPGGTDAGQVHLSGIGVPSTVIGICARYIHTSSSIIHTDDYDAAKELIVKLVKGLDRTTMNTIINNA, encoded by the coding sequence ATGAATGAAAAAACGATGGATATGTTTCGTACGTTGACGGAATTTCCTTCCGCATCCGGTTTTGAACGTGAGCTTCGCGGCTGGATGAAAGATAAGCTTTCCGCTTATACCGATGAGTTCGTCCAGGATCGCCTGGGGAGTCTATTTGGTGTATTACGCGGGGAGGAATCCGGTCCTAAAGTTATGGTAGCCGGACACTTTGACGAAGTTGGTTTCATGACTACAGGCATTACGGAAACGGGTATGGTCAAATTCCGTCCACTGGGTGGATGGTGGAGTCAGGCTGTACTGTCTCAGCGACTGGAAATCATCACACCTGATCGTCGGATTACCGGAGTTGTAGGTTCTACTCCTACACACTTGCTGGACGAGTCCCAGCGGAGCAAGCCTGTTGACCTGAACACCATGTATCTCGATATTGGAGCAGACGACCGTGCGGAAGCAGAATCTTGGGGCATCCACCCAGGTATGCAGATCGTACCGATCTGTGAATTCACGCCGATGGCGAACCCGAAGAAAATTATGGCTAAAGCGTGGGATAATCGTTACGGCGTTGGACTTGCACTTGAACTGGTTGAAGCGCTGCACAAGGAAAAACTGCCTAACACGCTTTACGCTGGTGCAACGGTTCAGGAAGAACTGGGGCTTCGCGGTGCACGTACGGCGGCCAATCTGATCCAGCCTGATATCTTCTTTGCACTTGACTGTAGCGCGGCGAATGATATGACAGGTGATAAACAGTCATTTGGACATATCGGAGAAGGCGCATTGCTTCGTATTTTTGACCCGGGTATGTTCACCCATCGCGGAATGGTGGAATATGTTCAAGATACGGCTTCATCCAATCAGATCAATATGCAGTATTTCATCTCACCAGGTGGTACCGATGCAGGTCAAGTACACCTGAGTGGAATTGGTGTACCATCAACAGTTATTGGTATCTGCGCACGTTATATCCACACCTCTTCTTCCATCATTCATACGGATGACTACGATGCGGCCAAAGAACTGATCGTGAAGCTGGTCAAAGGTCTGGATCGGACAACGATGAATACCATAATTAATAACGCGTAG